DNA sequence from the Penicillium psychrofluorescens genome assembly, chromosome: 3 genome:
AAAACCGCCCGCGCCGATCAGAGCAACCCTATGACATACGTGGTTCCAACATTCGGGCAATGATCTGGGCGGCATCTTCAACGGTCGTGCCTCGTGTGCGATGTTCCACACGTTCCTCGCCGAGGACCGTCTCCTCCGCAATGGCCCGATAGATCTCTGCAAAGGCCCCATACACCCGGGCCCCCGTTCCGCCCCAATGGCCGTCCGTATCGAACGCTTCCCCGATTCCGCTCATTTCGTCCACCCAGCGATAGGCTTTGGGGCTCATGCCGATCACTCCATTGCGGGCCAGCGCGGCTGTCCTCGGCGAATACTGATCGAGATGCTCGAGTAACTCCGGCAGACAATCTGCCTGCTGGGCAGTGGAGAACGACAAGATAGACAGCGCCGTCAGGCCCTTGGTTAGGCTGGCGAAACTGAGTTTCAGCGTCGACGCCCCGCCAATCCGCGGCGAGACGATCTTCATGTTCAGCACGTCGGCCAGGCCCGCAAACGTGGCGGGCAAGGACTCCGCCGTGGCGCCCGAAAGTACGACGCTGGGTTTCGTCCACGCCCCGTCCGGGGTGTTCttctgcgccggcgggcCCCCAATGATCCCGCCGTCCAGACAGTGGCACGGCACTGACGCGGCGGAGTCGTCGCGAAACAGCGTcgcgatctcctccgccaaTCGCGGGGATGTCGCATTGAGTTCAAGGAAGTAGAGCGGACCACTGTCCTCGACGGCGGCTCGGAGGGCTCCCGTATCCGGTAACCTGCATGCCTCCGCTATGCGTCGTCCCGTCGCCAGTGCGTCCCGCGGCGGCACGATAGAGAAGATATAGTCCGCTTGCACGACGAGCTCTTGGTCAGACGGGAGGGTCTCGATGGCCGCTAAGCGAATACGCGCGAGTGTGTTTTCACTGCGTGCTCGTCAGCACCGTCTCGCATGCCCTGATGAACTACCTCCCCTTCCTTACCTTCTCCCCGCTCCGACGGTCACTACACGGTAGCCATGAGCTTTCAACAGTTTGGCAATCCCCAGCCCCATATCTCCTATCGAGAGGATCCCAACAGTAGTAGTGCGCATGATGCCGGTGGTGTTTTACTGGTAGTTAGTCAGTTCTGAATGTCTGTCGGCTCTGATATCCGTCTCGCCCTGCGGGGTGCATTTGTCATCTCCTCCTGGCCTGAGTGTTTCTGGCTAAAAGGCTTCATGCTCGATTAAGCTTATCTAGTCGTCACTTGGCAATGTCCGTGCCTTGAATGCATTATTTACCCGAGTCACTAgtttcctttttctgcttAGTTGGGTTGGCCACCATGTGGCTCTAGTAGGAATGTACGTCTGGATGTATATCCAGGATCGAACCGCACAAGATTATGTTTGCTGGCCCCCAAGATGCATAATTATTTCACCTCAAGCACGAGATCGGTTGGATATTCAAAAGCTTAAATCGCttgtgctggatgattcTGTTAGGTGCATCCGTGAAAAGGCTCCTAGGGGTACATGAAGGAACATATGTCCCCGGCTTCTATATGCCTGCGAACAAGTCATTCTCAAGTACCACTAATAATGAACGGAAGCCGGCCGTGCCGATACTTCCGACCCCCGCGACTTAACTAACGTCGCGTCATTATTAATCGCCTAGAACTTGGCGTGCAAAAATTCGAAATCCCATCAGACCCTGCAGAGTATTTTGAATTACTTCGAGACTAAATTAACTTAAAATCTGTTTTATTGGTCGGATGGCCGCGATGCGATCTTCGTCCTAAGGGGAAAAATAGACACCAAAAAGGCTTGGCATGAACGTCCTGAGCGGCGGGACGTCCGCGCTATAATCGCAGTGGCTGACGATGCCCAATTCCACGCCACCGCTGGCTGCTGTGGATGCGGCTGCTCCTGAGGAaatggatgaggatgcgaGCCGGAGTGCAAAGGAAGGCACGGCTGAGAATGTGGCGGCCACGAGACGCAGCCCGAAGGCATGGCTGATGCCTTGAACCTTGTCCGGGAACAGAGGCTGACCATTTTTGATAGGCTTGTGAGATGTGTTATCGGAAGAAGACTAGGTGTGAAGTGGATGGGTCAAATCCGGTCTGTCTTCAATGCATGCGGAGGAGCACCAAGTGTATTTTCCCCTCGAGGAAGGAGAAACGTGCTGGTCTGAAACGGTAAGTGCCTCCGACCGATCCTCTGACGGTTCTTTTCTGAATGCTGGTAGAAAACAATATGTTCGTTCTTTGAAGGATCGTCTAGGGAGACTAGAGTCTCTATTGAAGACGGCCGGCATCTGGGATGAAAAGGCCATGAGCGAGGAGGAGTTGTctgatgacgatgatgatgagccgGCAGATGAAGATTCAGAGGCTGAGGCCACGCAGCCCGAAGAGTCTCCTAAAAGTACCGGTGCTACTACAGTGATCGGTAAACCATCTCCAGGCACTGGAGTCCTAGGACATGCCCTCAAGTTTGACGGTCGAGATGACTCGCGATATTTTGGTAAGATTCTTTCCCTTGCGGCATATATAACAATCGACTCATCTCCAAAACAGGACGCGCGTCTTCCCTCTCGATCTTATCACCACAAGGGATCGATTGGATAAAACGCAAGACCGGAGACGTCAGCTTCCTGAAGGTCCTGTTCTCTGATTCTGTTCGAGACACTCCATGGAACAACTGGCGAGCAGATGTATACCATGACCTCTTTGCCTCGAAAGTCTTCAAGCCTCTACCGTCGAGGTCAGAGGTGTTTTCCCTGATGAAAGACTTCTTTCGCACGGCGAACCGGCTGTTTCCGATCTACCACGAGGAAACCTTCATGCGCATTGTGGAATGGCAGTATACACAACAGACATGCGACGATGCCGCGCGGTGGGCAAGTATTAACATCATCTTATCTCTGGCATACGAGTATCGGCTCTCGAATAGCCTGAAGCCGGAAAAGGACCGTGAAAGGGCCTGGATGTACTTCAAGAATGCCATCTCAGTCTTTACAGAGCTGACCCTTCGGCGGACCGATCTTCTCAGTGTCCAGGCCCTGTTAGGAATGGTAAGCATGATGGGGGTTGATTGGAAATATGCGCTGACACCGATTCCAGGCTTTCTTCCTGCGAGGCAATTCCGGCACGCAATCTGCTCTGCCCATAGTAACTGCTGCCATGCGCTCGTGTCAGCGGATGGGGCTCCATCGTGATTTTCCACGACCCGAACTGCCCCCAGCAGAGCAGGAGCAACGAAAGCGAGTTTTTTGGATCGCATACATCCTTGACCAAAGCACCTGTCTACGATCCGGAACCGCGCCATCGCAGCACCTGGACGACTTTGACGTCGCTCTGCCCGCAGATGCAATCGGCAGCGAAGCCCCCTTGGTGTCCAACAATATTCCATTTTTCCGGCAGCTGTGCCATCTGACGATCATCAAGAGCCGCATTTACAGTCGGCTCTACTCCACCAAAGCGCTTCAAAGATCGCCCAAGGAAGTGTATCGCACTGTCATGGAATTGCACATCGAACTCGAGGAATGGCGGCGCCAGCATCCGCTTCTCAACGAGCCGAAACAAAAAGTCACTGACAATGAATTCCTGTATGGGTTTGCGTCTGTTGGTCTGCAGTTCGTCTACTACAATGCTCTGATCATGATCCATCGCATACCTCTTCTGATGAACTACGCATATTCGAGTCGCCTCCCCGATGCGTCTGGTAAGAAGCAGACGTTGAGTGCACAggcatcttcatctgctgTTATCTGTGTCCAGGCTGCACGGGATACGCTCAAGCTGGTGAACAACATGCCATGGGGGGACATCGCATGGATCTGGTCTCTGCTCTACTATGTGTTTCTGGCAGTAGCGACAATCTTCTCGAATACCATCCGCGACCACGACAACCCACACACCCGAGAAGATCTCCAGTCCCTGAACATGGCCGCCACATTCTTTGCCACTCTCATCCCCGGCGATGGACCAAGCAACTACGCCGGATTCATGACCCGCATGAGCGCCAACCTCGAGCGCATCGCCCGGATGGTCGTCGAGAAAGACGAGAGAATAGCCCGCGATATAGAAAGCAAGGACAAAGAGCGTCGCGCCTTGGGAAACAAGCGACAAAAATCTCGAGCACGGCATCGCTCCACGACAACACACACATCCACGACGACTCCGGGGACTGCGGCCGTCCATCAACAAGGAATGCCCAAAATGGCATCTACATCAACTACCACAGGATCATACATGCCAGGTATAAGCATCCCCGAACCTGTCGAGGGTCTACCACCGGTTAATTCGAGCGGATACCTCGTGCCGATGAGCCCGGATGATACCTCCCAAGCCCCGACCGGCCATGCAAATCCAACCACCACTACCCTCGACCACGGTAACCTTCCTACAGGAACCACCATACCAACCTGGCAACAAATGGGCCAAACCCCATCCCCActggagatggaaaacaTGCAATCCCCCTTCTCGCACAACAGCAGCGCCGGAACGACCACCACTGGCTCCGCGATTCCCGAATTCTGGCAAATTCCCTTAACGGCGGACTGGGAATTCGGAAACAATTTCTGGGCGGGTCTCTTTCCCGCAGAATACGATTTCCCAGCGGGACCGGaaccagcagcagggccgAACCAGACCCGGCCCGACCTTTATTACAACCATTACCCACAACATCAGCAACACGACCAAGctgcatcgtcatcgtctATGCCAATTCTCAACGCCGAATCATTTCTGACTGGCGGGCCGCCGGCTGATCCCGGTGCTGGTTCTGGCAGTGGCGCGAGACATAAttttggtgatgatgacAGCTTTGGAATTGAGTACATGCGCTATGCGTTTGGGGCGACGTCACAGGAGGACCAGGATCAGAGCCCGGACTTggagcaggggcagcagcgtcaggaagaggagcaggagtGGACTCCGGGGTTTTTGGGGCTGTTTTAAATAACTATAATGCTGGATGATGTGCTGCTACGACTGAACATCGTCTCCAGTCTTAATCtgtcatttttttttttttgaggAAAAGTTCTGGAATAGGACAGATACTCACTTACTAGGCGTGCTTGATGAAAGGATCTGGATATTTACGATGGGATAGGAATAGCATTATGGTAAATATGAATAGATTGCATTTGGAACGAACAAGTTCAACTGGATTAGGCATTGGGCTGTACTACAGCAAGTTACTAGTTCCGTCTCTACGCCTGAAGGAGGAACACAAGAAGTGCTGAGTGCAATGTCATCATATGGATCAGTTCATAGAAAAGGCTCAAATAGACACGAATAACCATTAAACACACCGAAAAAATCCTCGCTCGTCCCGTGGAAAAGAAAACTCCTTGCCCAGCCGATTCCTATCCACTCCATATCAAACCTCATTCATGCCGCGCCGTGAAATAAAGAATCAAAAAAAATTAACATGTCCCAGGGAATCAAATATCAAAACACTGAGCCTTCGAGCACCCGCACAGCTTTGCACCACACCCCATTCCCAAGCTGAGCATCATCTTCACTATCATTCTGCTTCGCCAGCCCCTTGCCGAGAATAGTCTTCATGTCTGCATTAGCGAGGCCGGACTTATTTCCTGAGCCAAAGCCATAGACCTTCGTTGCGAGCACATCGACGTCGAAGTCCAGAGAGCCGATAGGCGAGGCATTACTGTTCTCGCTTTGAATACGCGTGCGCACGCTAAAGTCGACGTCGATTCTCTTCGCGACAGCAGTGGATTTTGCAGCGGAGCCCTTGCGACCCGGTGTGGATGACGAGGCAGTGCCTAGAAGAGTGCAGCGCGcgcggagggagaggaaCTTCTCATCGGGCCCGGAGAGGGTCAGGCGCGTGACGCCGCAGAATTCGAGCATGCGGGCTTCGTTTTCGAGGCCGAGCATGCGGTTCCATGCGTCGGTGATGAAGCGGATGAGCTGTTTCGGGGAGATCCGGGATTGTTGGATGGTTGAgaggtggtgttggagggaTTGTAGGACTAAGGAGGCGATGGGGGAGAttttcttgctcttggagGTCAGCTCGAGAGGGAGATTGGTTTGCGTGGCGTTCTTGACGGCGAATGCTTGCGGGTGGAACTTCAGTTGCAGCTGGTCGCGGTATGACATGCACAGCAGCGGTCCCGTTGACGAGTCGGATGGGGCAGACGCTGAAACGATTGACCAGCCGGTTTGGCGCTCGATTCGTTGGACGGACGCTATTGTGAGAGATTAGTACTGGATCTGGCCAAACTTTTGGAGACAAGCCCACCTTTCAGCGCGCTGATCTCCCGCGCACTCCACCCACGACACTCCTCCTTCACACGCTCTGCCTCCTGAATCTGAGCCAGGTACTCGGCGCGCACTTCCGCCCCGGCCTCAATCTTGATAGTCTTCTCCTTCAGTTCTTCCTGCAATTGTTGTAGCTCcatcttcttggtctcgaTTTCAGCTTCCACGCCAGAAAGCTTTTCCCGCGCACCACGCAGCTCATCCTGGTCACAATTTTCCATCTCGTCAACAAGTAGTTGGAGATTGGCAGCATCCTGCTCCAGAGAGCCATGTTTCTCTACTAACGGAGGCACGGTGCTGTTGAGAAGCCTCTCGTGTTTCGTCAACAGAGCGTCGTCGGCTTTCATCTCTTCTACGTGTCGGTTGAGCCCCTCCTTTAGCCCCTCGAGGAGCTTCATCCGCCATTCGTACCAAGTAGCCTTGCTGAGCAGCCGGGCATGGGTCTTGACGTTTCGGAATTGGTTGTCCATAATGACCCTGATGTCTGGCGGAGCTGTGACATACTCGCGGAATAGGGGAGGGTTTTCACTGCAGGTCTCGGCCTCAATGGACCTAATCACCTGGCGACCCTCTGAGATGTAGGACTTCAACTCCCGGCATGACTAGAATGGGATTTAAGTAATGAATGCAACATGACGGAAAGGAACAGAACTTACGTGCTGGTACAGCTCAAGCATAGGAACTGTACAGAATCCAGCTGCGACACAATCATCAAAGGTAACGGTGCTCGGCTTGGGGACCTCCTCCCCAGAACGCCTGTTCCTGCTCAGCCTCTTGGTAGCGCTGCTGGGCGCAATGGTGTGTCTTCTCTTTGTCGTGGTGAGTTCCATGAAATGGATATTGGTCATGTTCAGGAAGTCTTGCAGCTCAATCGGTTCATATTCGCTGTCAACATTCTCGGCTGGggtatcttcttcctgctctgGTTGCTGGGGATCAGAAGCCATGTGCAGGGAGTCGACTTCCTTCTTCAGAGGAGTCGTGGAGGTTTTGGAGGCCTGTCGTGGCTCTTGCGTAGGAGTAGCATTGCCCTTGAGGGGCGAAAAGCTTGTAGCTCTGCGAAGAGGCGAACCCATCGACCGACGAGCTGTTTCATCCTTGGAGGTGTGTGGTGGCAACCGAACTCCCTTAACCGGACTGACATCATGGCCTCGGAGTCGCTTGGGAGAGGGCTCCGCTTCCTCGTCCGAGTCGAGCTCGACTGGCCTCTTTCCGAGGACTCCGCGAGCGGCGCCGACGTGGAGACTCTTTCGGTTACCAACTCTGGTCTTCTTAGGGCTGAGGCTTGAGATCATGTCCTTCAAATTTGTAGTTGTATCCTTTTCCCCAGACTGCGACGAACGGATATGGCCATCTTCCCGaagctcctcttcttcacgAGCAcggtcctcctcctcttgGAGTTTCAGCGGGTCTTCAAAACGCACATCACCACGCGCTCTGTCCTGGGGAACAAACTGTGGGGTGCTTTCCCCAAGCGACAGTCGTTTATCAAGCATGGCAGCCACGCGAGGTGATCCAAGACCCTCTTTGTCGATACCAAGACCGGAAGAGCGGCGGCGCTCACGAGGTTGCAATACGACGAGCGGTGTTGACTGACCGGTAGCTGCGTTCTGTCCAAAGATGCTCTGCCGCAAAGACCTGCGTTTGTCGGAAGATTGCGCAATCTCCGGCTTAAAGAGTTTCTTTGGCGAGGCGCTCCTGAAAGTAACATTGGCTGACGGAGGAGTCTTGCTAGGAGTAGTTGGCTTCACCCGGGGAGTTGTCTGTTTCGAAGGAGTCGATGGCTTCTTGGCTGGCGACTGTGGTCGGCTTGCCGACACAGGAGTGCTCGACGCTCCGAGGGCAGAGCTGCGTCGTGAAGGTCTGGACCTCACACTAGCCAAGCTGGGACTTCCATTCTCAGAAGCAACGGCGGCCACCTGGAAATTTAGCGGTGATTTGGCAGGAGACTTGGCAGGAGATTGGTTGACATTCTCCTGAAATGGTGAGCTATTCAATTGCCCAGACTCGGCCTCAAGCTCCATGAATCTCTTCGCCTGCGCTTTATCACTGGTTTCCATTCCCGACGGAAGAATACCACCAATCGCACCGGTcatctccatgtccatgtcgtcgtcggatCCCACATCCGTGTGCATGTGGTCCGACTTTGGGGTGTTGTTCTGAGCATTTTGACTCAGGACTCCGCCAACCACTCCGGTGAATTCCATGGTcatatcctcatcctcattgGCATTGTTGAAAGTAGTTGGTGGCGCAATACCTCCAACCACATTGGTCATCTCCATAGTTTGGTCATCATAGTTGGATTGTTCGCCAGACGACTTGCGACGGACCACGCTCTTACGACGTCCAGCAGACTGGTCAAGGATGCGTCCCACAGCGTTTGTCACGTCCATACTGagatcttcgtcttcatcggTGTCATCGGATTCTGGGAGGGTTTGCAGAGGAGCAGCCTTGGATGGGTCCACATTCTCTTGATCATGCCGAGCGCTGATGTCTTCCCAGTCAAAGCTCTGCCGCTGGCCCTTTTTGATCCACGGCTGGAATGCGCCAGTGATTTCCTGGTCCGCAATTTCCATGGACATCTCGCCGCCGTCTTCGTCAACGGCGCGGGTCCCAGCTTCTCGAGCTGCCTGTTGCAGCGCTTCGTTGAGTCTGGCACTGGAGCTAGAGTGCGAGGATGTGTCGGTCATATCCTCCATACTCATAGCAGTGCTGTCGGCCTCGAATCCATCCTCAGATCCGGAGGACCGGTCATCCACCTCGTCCTCTCCAGCCATGCTCTGTGCACCGGTATCCTCGCTTCCAGAAACAGAACTGCCGCTAAAAGGGCTGGACGACATATTATGAGAGGCTTCACGGGTGCCAGAGGCTATCTGCTGCAGATCCTGTTGGCGAACGGGAGAGAAACCAAATTCCGACTCCgctggcgaggagggagCTTCGGCCGCTGGAGCGGATGGCAGTGGTTGGTTTGAAGAGTTGGTGAGAGAGGAGGCTCGCCTGGTTGAGTTTGAGGtagatgaagatgtcgaaTCTTCGAGGATCTCGTTCACATTCCAAGTGTGCAAGGTTGCCTCCGGAGCAAACGACAC
Encoded proteins:
- a CDS encoding uncharacterized protein (ID:PFLUO_004321-T1.cds;~source:funannotate); its protein translation is MRTTTVGILSIGDMGLGIAKLLKAHGYRVVTVGAGRSENTLARIRLAAIETLPSDQELVVQADYIFSIVPPRDALATGRRIAEACRLPDTGALRAAVEDSGPLYFLELNATSPRLAEEIATLFRDDSAASVPCHCLDGGIIGGPPAQKNTPDGAWTKPSVVLSGATAESLPATFAGLADVLNMKIVSPRIGGASTLKLSFASLTKGLTALSILSFSTAQQADCLPELLEHLDQYSPRTAALARNGVIGMSPKAYRWVDEMSGIGEAFDTDGHWGGTGARVYGAFAEIYRAIAEETVLGEERVEHRTRGTTVEDAAQIIARMLEPRMS
- a CDS encoding uncharacterized protein (ID:PFLUO_004322-T1.cds;~source:funannotate), with amino-acid sequence MRRSTKCIFPSRKEKRAGLKRKQYVRSLKDRLGRLESLLKTAGIWDEKAMSEEELSDDDDDEPADEDSEAEATQPEESPKSTGATTVIGKPSPGTGVLGHALKFDGRDDSRYFGRASSLSILSPQGIDWIKRKTGDVSFLKVLFSDSVRDTPWNNWRADVYHDLFASKVFKPLPSRSEVFSLMKDFFRTANRLFPIYHEETFMRIVEWQYTQQTCDDAARWASINIILSLAYEYRLSNSLKPEKDRERAWMYFKNAISVFTELTLRRTDLLSVQALLGMAFFLRGNSGTQSALPIVTAAMRSCQRMGLHRDFPRPELPPAEQEQRKRVFWIAYILDQSTCLRSGTAPSQHLDDFDVALPADAIGSEAPLVSNNIPFFRQLCHLTIIKSRIYSRLYSTKALQRSPKEVYRTVMELHIELEEWRRQHPLLNEPKQKVTDNEFLYGFASVGLQFVYYNALIMIHRIPLLMNYAYSSRLPDASGKKQTLSAQASSSAVICVQAARDTLKLVNNMPWGDIAWIWSLLYYVFLAVATIFSNTIRDHDNPHTREDLQSLNMAATFFATLIPGDGPSNYAGFMTRMSANLERIARMVVEKDERIARDIESKDKERRALGNKRQKSRARHRSTTTHTSTTTPGTAAVHQQGMPKMASTSTTTGSYMPGISIPEPVEGLPPVNSSGYLVPMSPDDTSQAPTGHANPTTTTLDHGNLPTGTTIPTWQQMGQTPSPLEMENMQSPFSHNSSAGTTTTGSAIPEFWQIPLTADWEFGNNFWAGLFPAEYDFPAGPEPAAGPNQTRPDLYYNHYPQHQQHDQAASSSSMPILNAESFLTGGPPADPGAGSGSGARHNFGDDDSFGIEYMRYAFGATSQEDQDQSPDLEQGQQRQEEEQEWTPGFLGLF
- a CDS encoding uncharacterized protein (ID:PFLUO_004323-T1.cds;~source:funannotate), with amino-acid sequence MSSRTDSAARVRSRRSIAHVPRSRMTSLDKENATADIGAGLNSKQAVKDKKSRSKSLGPGGLDALQNSNGNRRKSTAAFPLKSILKPTVPVAVRNIPSFEETRNKRTPARSVPQSHDGTADGNDRGKEGLLIDFETTPQPSGTTNANTTNPFDTFNATSAIRDEMAATKERDDKERQEREKQSMLEKREARRKSLANRRVSFAPEATLHTWNVNEILEDSTSSSTSNSTRRASSLTNSSNQPLPSAPAAEAPSSPAESEFGFSPVRQQDLQQIASGTREASHNMSSSPFSGSSVSGSEDTGAQSMAGEDEVDDRSSGSEDGFEADSTAMSMEDMTDTSSHSSSSARLNEALQQAAREAGTRAVDEDGGEMSMEIADQEITGAFQPWIKKGQRQSFDWEDISARHDQENVDPSKAAPLQTLPESDDTDEDEDLSMDVTNAVGRILDQSAGRRKSVVRRKSSGEQSNYDDQTMEMTNVVGGIAPPTTFNNANEDEDMTMEFTGVVGGVLSQNAQNNTPKSDHMHTDVGSDDDMDMEMTGAIGGILPSGMETSDKAQAKRFMELEAESGQLNSSPFQENVNQSPAKSPAKSPLNFQVAAVASENGSPSLASVRSRPSRRSSALGASSTPVSASRPQSPAKKPSTPSKQTTPRVKPTTPSKTPPSANVTFRSASPKKLFKPEIAQSSDKRRSLRQSIFGQNAATGQSTPLVVLQPRERRRSSGLGIDKEGLGSPRVAAMLDKRLSLGESTPQFVPQDRARGDVRFEDPLKLQEEEDRAREEEELREDGHIRSSQSGEKDTTTNLKDMISSLSPKKTRVGNRKSLHVGAARGVLGKRPVELDSDEEAEPSPKRLRGHDVSPVKGVRLPPHTSKDETARRSMGSPLRRATSFSPLKGNATPTQEPRQASKTSTTPLKKEVDSLHMASDPQQPEQEEDTPAENVDSEYEPIELQDFLNMTNIHFMELTTTKRRHTIAPSSATKRLSRNRRSGEEVPKPSTVTFDDCVAAGFCTVPMLELYQHSCRELKSYISEGRQVIRSIEAETCSENPPLFREYVTAPPDIRVIMDNQFRNVKTHARLLSKATWYEWRMKLLEGLKEGLNRHVEEMKADDALLTKHERLLNSTVPPLVEKHGSLEQDAANLQLLVDEMENCDQDELRGAREKLSGVEAEIETKKMELQQLQEELKEKTIKIEAGAEVRAEYLAQIQEAERVKEECRGWSAREISALKASVQRIERQTGWSIVSASAPSDSSTGPLLCMSYRDQLQLKFHPQAFAVKNATQTNLPLELTSKSKKISPIASLVLQSLQHHLSTIQQSRISPKQLIRFITDAWNRMLGLENEARMLEFCGVTRLTLSGPDEKFLSLRARCTLLGTASSSTPGRKGSAAKSTAVAKRIDVDFSVRTRIQSENSNASPIGSLDFDVDVLATKVYGFGSGNKSGLANADMKTILGKGLAKQNDSEDDAQLGNGVWCKAVRVLEGSVF